In Acidimicrobiales bacterium, the DNA window ACCGGGAACCGCCCCCGGTCGGCGTCGTAGGCGGACGGGTCGTGCGGCCGGTCGTTGAGCACGACCTTCCGGACGGCCACCGCGTCGAGATCGATGAACGTGTGCTGGCCGGTGAGGTTGCCCGAGAACCGCACCGTGGTGTCGCTGGTGAAGGTGTCGTCGCCTGTGGTGAGGTCGAGGCTGACCTCGTACGCCACGCCCGACAGGTACGTCGCACGCTGCCCGGCGTCCGCCCTGGAGAGGTTGTCGTCCACGACTGGACACTACGACCCCGGGCCGGCGGCGCGGACGGCCCTGTCAGCTCGGGGCGGGCGCCGCCTTCGGCTTGCGAGGTGGGACACCGATCTTCGGGTCCGGCACCGCCGTGTCGGGCCACCGCCGGCGGCTCACGATGGACAGCTTGCGCAGGAGGGCGATGGCTCCGGGGTCGTCGTCGCCGGGCCGGCCCTGGATGGTGCCGTCCTCGAGCATCTTCACGATGATCTCCCGGCCCAGGTCGGTGCGCACGACCGTGAGCGTCCAGTCGTTGAAGGCGCCGATGCCCCCGGTGGAGATGTCGGCGTGCTCGGCCGCAAAGTCAGGGCACAGCTTGCAGCCCTCCCGGGTCCATGCATGGCACTCCTTCAGCGGCACCTCGTGGTAGTCGCCGTTGCGCATCCAGATCTGGAACACGCCCTTGATGTTCATCTTCACCATGTCCTGCTTCTTCAGGCCGTACCTGGCCTCGAAGAGCTCCTCGAAGATGGCGTCGTCGAACGTCTTCGAGCACAGCAGCCCGATGTTGAGGGCGAAGCGGCGGGCCGGCTTGCCGGCTTTGCGCAGCGTGAGCACCGGCGGGACGGACGACTGGCAGCTCATGCCGACGAGGGCCAGCTTCTCGGACCCGCCGGCCACCGCGTCGGCGTACGCCATCGTGTTGGCCGAGTACGTGTAGCGGCTGCCGGCGGACGCCAGCACCTCCTCACGGGTCCGCGCCACGCCGGGAACGGCCTTCCAGCTCGTGCCGTCACCTTCGAGGTACGAGACCAGGGCGGCGTCGATGTAGCCGTGCTCGAGGGCCCACAGGAGGATGGCCGAGACCAGGCCGCCGTCCTGGCCCCGCTCGTGGATCTCGGGGTCGGCGGCACGGGCGAGGATGATGTCCTTGGAGATGCCGTCCATCTCGTCGGGGAGGCGCGTGCGCCCGAAGAGGTGGTTGTCGATCTCCGACTCCCAGTTGCGGAACCGGGGGCAGGCCCGGGTGCAGGACGTGCAGCCCTTCTCGCCGTGGATGCAGTTGGCCGGGCCCAGCTCCTCCTCGAGGTGGAAGGGCCGGTACACGCCCTCGGTGTCCTTGTAGGCGAGGACGTCGTGCGGGCAGGCGACGACGCACCCCGCGCACCCCGTGCACAGGCCGGAGGTGACGACCTCGCTGAACAGCTCCTTCCACTGGGCGGTCCAGCGTGCCTTGGCGGGCTGGTCGGACATACTCCGACTCTATGGGAGCACCCGACGTCGCCCAAAGGGGTCGCCGGGCC includes these proteins:
- a CDS encoding Coenzyme F420 hydrogenase/dehydrogenase, beta subunit C-terminal domain produces the protein MSDQPAKARWTAQWKELFSEVVTSGLCTGCAGCVVACPHDVLAYKDTEGVYRPFHLEEELGPANCIHGEKGCTSCTRACPRFRNWESEIDNHLFGRTRLPDEMDGISKDIILARAADPEIHERGQDGGLVSAILLWALEHGYIDAALVSYLEGDGTSWKAVPGVARTREEVLASAGSRYTYSANTMAYADAVAGGSEKLALVGMSCQSSVPPVLTLRKAGKPARRFALNIGLLCSKTFDDAIFEELFEARYGLKKQDMVKMNIKGVFQIWMRNGDYHEVPLKECHAWTREGCKLCPDFAAEHADISTGGIGAFNDWTLTVVRTDLGREIIVKMLEDGTIQGRPGDDDPGAIALLRKLSIVSRRRWPDTAVPDPKIGVPPRKPKAAPAPS